The Bacillota bacterium genome has a window encoding:
- a CDS encoding radical SAM protein, with amino-acid sequence MIPSKYNIIIRDFPEQRQLLVYNTLRESMVVVDDAIEDIFMSGRTPRELDPEGLDALVREGFVYEQEGYEKNLVQYLFASRKYSKKAVETVIMTTEACNLRCKYCLEGELIAPRSMDEQTAHNVAQQLIERLKAHGTKRLTLDFFGGEPLLNTTPIAVIAPKLREYCAKNEVYLHIRVTTNGTLLDYECYRLLRRLSVDKIQVTIDGPKDVHDYRKPPIDGGSSFQSIIDNLQHCDNEHPKLQIRLNIDAHNVARINEILHYLASTVKGFINQVPSVYVAPTELAFCPSENWNRYVFSPAEKATAMVKIWGQMAELGLPVAHLPTYYPCGVLTDWATVVGVSGELYCCTALAGIREFQRGDLSNEDAQPTGVHLEFLTTDVWNQCLHCMFLPLCGGGCRVQSLIRTGNAFNLDCQREFFEGALETYIKANYLAECRTEI; translated from the coding sequence ATGATACCGTCGAAATACAATATTATAATTCGTGACTTCCCTGAACAGAGGCAGTTGCTTGTGTACAATACGTTGCGGGAAAGTATGGTCGTGGTGGATGACGCCATAGAGGACATCTTCATGTCAGGGAGAACACCTAGGGAGCTTGACCCGGAGGGCCTTGACGCCCTAGTTAGGGAGGGGTTTGTTTACGAGCAAGAAGGGTATGAAAAAAATTTGGTTCAGTACTTGTTTGCCTCCCGAAAGTATTCCAAGAAAGCAGTAGAAACTGTGATTATGACAACTGAAGCATGCAATTTAAGGTGCAAGTATTGCTTGGAAGGGGAACTTATCGCCCCTCGGTCGATGGACGAGCAAACGGCGCATAATGTAGCCCAGCAGCTCATCGAGCGCTTGAAGGCACATGGAACTAAACGCCTGACGCTAGACTTCTTTGGAGGGGAGCCATTGTTAAACACAACACCCATTGCGGTGATAGCTCCGAAATTAAGGGAGTACTGTGCAAAAAATGAAGTGTACCTTCACATTAGGGTTACAACAAACGGAACCTTGCTCGATTATGAGTGTTATCGTTTGTTGAGACGTCTGTCTGTTGATAAGATTCAGGTGACAATTGATGGCCCGAAGGATGTTCATGATTATCGAAAGCCCCCTATTGATGGGGGGTCTAGCTTTCAATCTATCATTGATAATTTGCAGCACTGTGACAACGAGCACCCTAAGCTACAAATCAGGCTAAATATTGATGCGCACAACGTAGCTCGTATAAACGAGATATTGCATTACCTTGCTAGTACGGTCAAAGGATTCATTAACCAGGTGCCCAGTGTGTATGTTGCGCCAACGGAGCTGGCGTTCTGTCCATCCGAAAATTGGAACAGGTATGTTTTTTCCCCTGCCGAAAAGGCTACTGCCATGGTGAAGATTTGGGGTCAGATGGCAGAACTAGGACTCCCCGTTGCGCACTTGCCTACCTATTACCCGTGTGGTGTCTTAACTGATTGGGCCACCGTTGTAGGTGTCAGTGGCGAATTATACTGTTGCACTGCTCTAGCTGGAATCCGAGAGTTTCAGCGGGGAGATCTATCTAATGAGGATGCACAACCAACGGGTGTTCACTTAGAGTTCCTGACAACGGATGTATGGAATCAATGCTTACATTGCATGTTTTTGCCATTATGCGGAGGTGGATGTAGAGTCCAGTCTTTGATCCGTACGGGAAATGCCTTTAATCTGGATTGTCAGCGTGAGTTTTTTGAGGGTGCACTTGAGACATACATTAAAGCTAATTACCTTGCCGAATGTAGGACGGAAATATGA